DNA from Gracilinanus agilis isolate LMUSP501 chromosome 3, AgileGrace, whole genome shotgun sequence:
ttgcccagggtcacacagtttgccagatttaaatccaagacctcccatctctaggcctgactctcaatcccctgagctacccagatgccccaaaattaatttttttcaacacAGCAAGCAAGCCTCGGTTTGTTCATCTAcgaaatggggatgatgatgtTTTTCACTTTGCTCTTCTGAGAAGAGTGTTTTGGAAATGTCAGTTCACTAGAGAAACAAATGTTCTGGCTATCTAGGAAAACACGCACCCCACTTGGGAAGGGTTCCGGCCTCTCCCCGCCTGGGTCAAAGTCCCTGTCCACTCACGTGATCCAAGAAACCAAATAGCATTCGAGGTAGTGAGAGAATTCAGTGTATTTTTTAGGCAGGGGAGAAGGcgtggagagacagagacagagagagacagaccccaagaaaagaagagaaaagggcagagaaagacgggaagacagacagagagactcCTCTGGGGGAGGCTGACTCAGGACCAGATTTCTCAGCGGAGGGGCCCGCATGGAACTTCCCCCTGAACCTCTCCTCTTCAAGAGGCTCCTTCTCACAGGTGAGAGATTATCGggagtgtggagagggggaagaggaagcgGTGAAAGTCTTCGGGTTTATGCTGGAGATCCCAGGATGGGCAAGAAGAGTCCATAAGGGGTGCCgctaggtagctctgtggatagagagccacacctagGAACAGGAGCTCttgtctggtctcagacacttcctcattgtgtgaccctgggcaagtcacttcacccccattgcctaacccttcccactcttctgccttggaagtaagacacagcattgactctaagatggaagggaaggggttaaTTACAATtcataagagaagaaaagaccgTAATGCAGAGCCTGGAGAGCCTTCCCAGCCTGGCTCCTCACACAAACACACGGGATATTCATTTGCTCTGTCTCAGCCAGTGAGGAACTATCCCTGCCAATAGAGACCAGCAACTCCTCTTCTGTTTGAGATCTGACAAAGTTCCCCAGAACACTAAAATGGTGAAATGACCATCTAGTCAGGAGATACATCAgaagtgatatttgaacccaggtgtcctCAGTCAGAACTGGCTCTTCATCACCTACCCCATGCTGAGGCTCAGAcccatatacaaaaaaaaaaaaaaatagccattcaggaacagaatttcagagcttaAAGGACAGAAACAGAAgtgaaaggaatcttagaacacagaatgtcagacctggaagggatcttagaacacagaatgtcagacctggaagggatcttagaacacagaatgtcagacctggaagggatctgggaacacagaatgtcagaactggaagggatcttagaacacagaatgtcagaactggaagggatcttagaacacagaatgttagacctggaagggatctGAGAATCTAGGACATGTGGCATATAATGTCTGAGATGGAAAAGATCTCAGCTGGTGTCTCTTTACTTTgtgaggtgaggaaactgagctcaTCAGAGGTCCAGGTTCTTTCCACTCATCATGCCAGAAGGGTGatagctgggtggtgcagtggataaagcgctaagcctggagtcattttcctgaattcaaacctagtCTCTGACATTCTAGCTGtatggtcctggacaagtcactttattttgtctgcctcagtttccttcctcatctataaagcaagctggagaaggataaacaattctgagattttagccaagaaaacctcaccTGGAGTCATAAACAGTCAGGAGTGACTGACAACAACAGCAAGCACCAGGATGGCACGTGAATGGGACAAGCACACAGTTCTAGGCTTGCCCCAAAACAGCTGGCCAGCAGTTCATCTGAGCCTAAGGGCTGGAGGTTACTGGCCGgtgtctcttctcccttctctcctagTGGTCCTGCTGGTCTCCACTGCAGCTGCTCAGTTGGCTCTCATCCCAGATCAGCTGGATGCGGAAAAGGACAGTTCACTCACCTGGTACATCGAAGGAGCCCCCACCGGTGATGTCACCTTTACCTGGTACCGGGGGAATGAATCCCTTGAAGCAAACAAGCTTATCTCCTATGTTAACTCCTCTCAGAGCTGGATCCCTGGCCTTGGAAACACCGGCCGGGAGAATGTGACTAACAAAGGCTTCCTGACGATCACAAAGTTAGAATTTAGTGACTCTGGGATCTACAAGCTCGTGGCGACTAGCCCTGGGGAGCACCAGGAGGCCATCGGACAGATGCAGGTCTGGGGTATGTAAGCCAGGTTCTTCCTCCATCTCCCTAGCAAGGGACAGTACCAGCAACCTAGAGTTAGAAAGTTTATCAGGTGCCTCTGATATCCCATGCCTGGCAAGGCATGTACAGCCTCTATTTGGATGCCTCCAGGAATGGGGATCTCACTACCTCTCTAAGAAGCTGATCTCATTGTTGTAATTTGTAGGCTTTAGTCCAGGTCTCCAAAAATCTAgctgagggagggaagagggtcgGTTTGGAGTAATCAGACCTCCTTGGGACAAATGATCAGTGGTGTCAATGGGAGTCAAAAAGGAAGGGTCACTTTGCCTTCCCATCCCTGAGGGTTCTCTATAAGAGGAGCTAAGAACAAGGATGGAGAGACCTGGAGAGCCCAGATCATCCTGAGTGAGGACAAGGTGAAACCCTGGGAGTGGTTTACAGGGAAGATGCTTGAGGAGCTGGAGAAGCTCCCCTCGTGCTTGACCAGAGAGGGTTGGACTTGGGAGGAAGGACAAGGCGGGAAACCTTCCTTGACTCCCTGGTTGTGGTGCCTTTGCCCTTCTGTAATTTCCCGAGGTTTCCTAAGGGTCTGAGTGTTGGATTCCCTGCTAGAACATAAGCGACTGGAGGGCAGGCACCCTGGCTTGTGTCGGTGATGCTCTTCCTGGTTCCTTCCATGAATGTTCATCCGGCCTGGCTCGGGGGCCTCTCCCTTGCCTTCCCTCTCATGCTCGCCCTCTGCCCTGTTCCTGCAGACCGGCTGCTCAAGCCCAACATCACAGTGAGCAATACCAGCGTGCAGGCGTACATGGATGAAGTGACGTTCACCTGCCACCCCAACAACACCAGCGAATTCCAGATTCGGTGGATCGGCATCTACTCCTTCCAGAGTGGCCAGTGGAAACTCTCCTCGGACAACCGGACTCTCACCGGCTGGGTCTCTCCATACGACAGAGGGCCCTACCGTTGTGAGGTGTCAAGCCTGGTCTCCTGGGAGTCAAGCGACTCTGTGATGCTGAACGTGTACCGTGAGTACTCCTTGGTAATGGGGTGCACCAAACACTCCCCCAGAGCCTGGGGAGGTGCAAGATGCAGGTGGGCCATCAAGAGAGTCTCATCCAGCACAGGCTAAGAATGGCAAAATCAGGAGGactcttagaacagggaatgggtggggaagctaggtggctcggtggattgagagccagacccagaggcaagaggtcctgggttcaaatctggcctcagacacttcccagctgggtgaccctgggcaagtcacttaagcccattgcctagcccttgccactcttctaccttggagccagtacacagtattgattctgagacggaagataagagttaaaaaaaaaaagaatagggaatGAGGAATGTCAGCAGTaggaagggccttagaacagggaatggcagAGCTGCAAAGACCCTTAGAAGAGAGAACAGCAGAGCTGGGAAAGGTCTTAAAATATCAACTGAttcacaaacatttgttaagcacacACTGTATGCTGGAAACACAAACACAAGACTGAGGCAAGCCCTTAGCCACGTTCCTCAGATGGAACGTCAGAGTTAGAGAcattagaacatagaacacagaacatcagACCTGagggggtgaccctgggcaagtcacttgacccccattgcccacccttaccactcttccacctaggagccaatacacagaagttaagggtttaaaaatgtaaaaaaataaaataaaataaagagtgaaAAGGTCTCCTGAAACCAAAAAGTTTGTGAACCACAACCCTAGAGAGTTGCCAGAGACCTGAGTGGACTTAGTCTCCAAGACTCCCAGGATCCCCCAGCAGGATACATCAGAGGCAATACTTGAACAACGGTTGCCTTGACTACCAAGCCATCTCTTCCCATACTCCTCAATTCATTGCCAAGTCCCACCAGTTCTACCACAGGAAGCTCCCCTCCTTTCCCTGTGCCCTCCTAACCTCTCCCCCGGGGCCATTTTCAATTGCCTCCTAATAACAGAGCTCCCAAACCAAGGATCCTAAGAGCACAGTCAgtcgacaaacatttattaaacactgccTGTaggccaggttctgtgctaagtgcCAAGCACAAACCTAGCTTCCCTTGCTCAAAGAGCTTCAGTGGATCCCTTTATCCTCCGGGTTAAAACATAAAGTGCTCTCTTCAGTCTTTCAGACCCTTCCCTTTCTAGCTCCCGCTCTCCTTTCTAGCCTGGCTTCATCCCAGCCATACACCCTAATTCCCCACCATACTCGCCCAATTTTCTCCCTGCTACCTTTGTGCCTTATTCAGGCGACCCTCCATGCCCCAGTGCACTCCCTCCAAACCTCCACATCTTGGAAGCCCAAGTCTCGGGCCAGAGTCCGCTTCCTGCAAAAACCCttagctaggggcagctgggtagctcagtggagtgagagttaggcctagagacaggaggtcctaggttcaaatctgacctcagacacttcccagctgtgtgaccctgggcaagtcacttgacccccattgcccacccttaccaatcttccacctatgagacaatacaccgaagtacaggggtttaaaaaaaaaaacccttagctGGGTGCTGCCACCCATACTGCCCCTCCTGCCAAAAGATTCCTTCGTTGACAGCTTTTCTAATACAGAAGTTTTATATAATCACATTACAGATTCCTATTCCATTTCCCGTGATCTCCAGACAAAGCAGATTTTACAATATGGCGCCCACAGATATGACCTCTCATATAATGAGCAGATTTCTATTACATTATCAATTGCAGAAGTTTTACATGTTTTGCATCTGCTAGGTAGCATGGACTGACAAAAAGAGAATCAGCCCTGGAGTCGAGAAGAACTAGAAACAAGTCCTATCTCCAGCTGTGAGCCCTGGGCAACTTTCTTAATCTCTCAGGGTCTTGGGGCAACACAAGTGGTAATCTGCATTAGTGGAAGGAATTCCCCTCCTCAGGAGTTCCCTCTGCTGAGGAAATGGCAGCTCCAAGCCAAAACCATATTTCTCTCATTTATCCGTCTACGGACGTGTCGAATACACCCACATGACCTCCTTGTAGGCCAAGGACGACTTCATTTGTCCCTCTGTAGACTTAGTCCCCACAGCTGAATAAGATGAAGTTACATATCACAATGAGTTCTAGTTGAATAAATGCATTCATGGATAAGTGAGCCAATGagtgcatgaatgaatgaataaagaagttggtctagaccagtgattcccaaagtgggcgccaccaccccctggtgggcgctgcagtgatccagagaagcagtgatggccacaggtgcatttatctttcctattaattgctattaaaattttttaaaattaatttccagggggctaaggaatattttttctggaaagggggcagcaggccagaAAAGTTGGGGGACCTCTGCTCTAGACCTTAAAGAACGAATGGGGAGCCAGAAAACAGCATCCTTCCTCTCTGTCACCACAGATGGGCCAAACTCAATATCCAAGACTTCCTCACCTACTCACTTTGGGGGTGTCGTTAAGGCTGAGCTGGGATGGAAGGTGACTTTGAAATGCTCTGCAACATCAGTGCCCAGCTGCCTCTATCGGTGGCATCTCAATGGCACTGCCCTGGCTACCACCAACAACATCTTGAACATCGAGAGCATGTCCTGGGGACAAGTGGGCACCTACAGATGCATCGCAGAGAACCCCAGGACCCAGGTGGTTCTCTACGACATCTTCGTCCTGAAAGTGTCTGGTAAGTTCTGCCTTGAGCATGGGGGAGGCCATAAGGAAGAAGGTCTCGGCATTGGGGCCTTCCAAGATAATTCATTGAAAGGAAGGGCTGCATTTCCCTCAATCATCTGGACAGGGAGGGTTACCTCCACTTGCTCCCCTGAATTCAGCTGagccagagagaaaagaaaaaagtgaagaaagatgCCTGAATCCCACAAGGCAGCAAAGGAAGCGTTGGGATGGGGGAACGCCAAATCCAAGAGCCTAAATGAGACAACCCTAGTGGAACCCAAGAGAGGGGGACTGACCTGACACCTTGGGACAGGGCATTCCTTGTTCTAAAGGCCCCTCTGAGCTCCTGACATTTCTTGacttctttaaacccttactttctgtcttagaatcagtactgagggGGCAGCCAGGaatgaaagctaggcctagagaggagaggtcctgggttccaatctggcctcagatgcttcctagctgggtgaccctgggcaagtcacttaactcctatgtcctaggccttactgctcttctgccttagaaacaatacacagttggttctaagatggaaggtaagggttccaaaaaataataataatattgagtattggctccaaggcagaagaacattaagggctaggcagtaagGGTTAGCCACAcagttatgaagtgtctgaggccaaatttgaacccaggacctctcgtctccaggcctagctctctatccattgagccacctagctgccccactccccctttttttttttctcttaagctttaccttccatcttagaatcaacactgaatattggttccaaagcggacaagcattaagggctaggccactggggttaagtgactagcccagggtcacacagctaaggccaaatttgaacccaggacctcccatctccaggcctggctctcaatccactgagccacccagttgctcccaTTCCTTGACTTTTAGACCTCTCTAGTCCTCCCTGGGGTTGTCTCTGCCCAACTCCACTAGCACATATTAAATGTTAGTGGAGGTATTCAGCCAAAATTCCAATCAGGCCTTCCGCGCCCTGTCTAGCCCCCATCTTCCTGGGGGGCTTCCATTCCGTGGAAGAAAAGAGCAGGAAGCAGGGGCAACGGCAGCCCCCAGCTCCCGCTCTGGGCAGTCAGAGCCAGCTCCTGGGCCCCCGGGCCCTGGCAGTCCGGCTGGGGAGCAGCCAGCCTGAAGCTAGAAGGGCCCCACGGGGAGACGCCCGCCCCGGGCCCAGCTGACTTTGGCCTTCCTCTCTTGGTCCCCAGAGGAGTTTCTGATCAGGGAACCCGAGTACACCCTGTACCAAGGGAGCGTCATCTTACTCAGCATCGGGGTGGGCCTCGGACTGCTCAACCTCATCGGAGGCTTGATCTTCTGCCTGGTCTCCAGAAGGTAGGCAGCATGCCGGGGCCGTGGGAGGCAGCAGGAGGAAGGGGGTCACCGGCACAAGCTCCGTCCGTGCCCAGTGGCAGCTTCGGGTCCTCTGCGTGCGTGGACCGACGTGTCCGTCTGCCCCGGCCGCGCTCTCCCATCCGCCGGGTGCCCTCCTCATCTCCATACCGTCACTATTCCCAAGCCAATCAGCCTCCAAGCGCAGACCCCGGGCCCATGCCCAGaggcaagaggaggaggaggatgaagaaggAGCTGAGAGCAGGCCACAAGAAGGATTTGGTGATgaggtggaagatggattggagctggaaaggaacaAGCTGGCTCTTACCACAGACAGGGAGGTTCTGGGCAAGAGCGAGGGACAGATGGGCGGGCGTCCTTCCACTGGGCCTAGAGCGCATGGCGTAGGGCTA
Protein-coding regions in this window:
- the LOC123239948 gene encoding carcinoembryonic antigen-related cell adhesion molecule 18-like, producing MELPPEPLLFKRLLLTVVLLVSTAAAQLALIPDQLDAEKDSSLTWYIEGAPTGDVTFTWYRGNESLEANKLISYVNSSQSWIPGLGNTGRENVTNKGFLTITKLEFSDSGIYKLVATSPGEHQEAIGQMQVWDRLLKPNITVSNTSVQAYMDEVTFTCHPNNTSEFQIRWIGIYSFQSGQWKLSSDNRTLTGWVSPYDRGPYRCEVSSLVSWESSDSVMLNVYHGPNSISKTSSPTHFGGVVKAELGWKVTLKCSATSVPSCLYRWHLNGTALATTNNILNIESMSWGQVGTYRCIAENPRTQVVLYDIFVLKVSEEFLIREPEYTLYQGSVILLSIGVGLGLLNLIGGLIFCLVSRR